A genome region from Cucumis sativus cultivar 9930 chromosome 4, Cucumber_9930_V3, whole genome shotgun sequence includes the following:
- the LOC101208707 gene encoding protein SNOWY COTYLEDON 3, whose amino-acid sequence MVAAVSTTINSKTAPQKGPPPHLHPTRHNSNRLPLFPSESDNAIHPRKPKSREVTSRFMPPSNSSSSPLLTKRSSSPSLSRTSSLAATPTQAASSLNKRSTSVDRRRVGTPRPYSLDFRTGFDNGGLGEMPASQKLLLTSTRSLSVSFQGESFSLQVSKAKPAPSPGARKGTPERRKSTTPARGGGVADKAENSKLIVDQHRWPARLRQENLMTRSLDCEDMAERRRVSGGSVNVIRQLQDSKAQGRASFDGVLSSDSVTAGMEKADELVVDANSENLSDHSNVLSSDSDSVSSGSNCGTQDYSPNEGQGQRGPRGIVVPARFWQETNNRLRRQPENGSPLSKNVGARSLAPSKLTVTKKFAMDSPTSTPREIANSRGQLSPIRGSLRPMSPSRLLASSTGPRLRNSVGSTPLNSLNSIPLSMTSFVADARRGKIAENRIVDAHSLRLLHNRLLQWRFANARADAAQSGLSLNAERSLYNAWLSTSKLRESVRTKRSELQLLKQKLTLTTILSWQMLHLEEWDELDQDFSNSLSGVTEALRASTLRLPVVGSAKADVQGIKDAISSAVDVLQTMASSICFLLSKVGKVNSLVSELANVSAKECALLERVKCLLSAIAVLQVKECSLRTQILQRRYVPST is encoded by the exons ATGGTAGCTGCTGTATCAACGACGATAAACTCCAAGACTGCCCCTCAGAAAGGGCCTCCTCCTCATCTTCATCCTACGCGACACAATTCGAACAGGCTTCCTTTATTTCCATCTGAGTCCGACAATGCAATCCATCCACGCAAGCCCAAATCGCGGGAGGTTACTTCTCGATTTATGCCTCCATCCAACTCATCTTCCTCGCCCTTGCTTACGAAacgttcttcttctccttcactCTCTAGAACTTCCAGTTTAGCTGCTACGCCGACGCAGGCTGCTTCGTCTCTCAATAAGCGTTCTACATCGGTGGACCGCAGGAGAGTTGGGACTCCTAGGCCTTACTCTCTTGATTTCAGGACTGGGTTTGATAATGGTGGACTGGGGGAGATGCCTGCCTCTCAGAAGTTATTGCTTACTTCTACGAGAAGCTTATCTGTTTCATTCCAGGGTGAGTCTTTCTCTTTGCAAGTTAGTAAGGCGAAACCAGCTCCTTCACCAGGTGCCAGGAAGGGTACGCCTGAACGCAGGAAGTCGACGACGCCAGCGAGAGGAGGCGGTGTTGCGGACAAAGCAGAGAACTCAAAGCTAATTGTAGATCAGCATAGATGGCCAGCGAGGTTGCGGCAGGAAAATTTGATGACCAGGAGTTTGGATTGTGAGGACATGGCCGAGAGGAGGAGAGTTAGTGGTGGATCTGTGAATGTCATTAGGCAGTTGCAGGATTCAAAGGCTCAGGGTAGGGCTTCTTTTGATGGGGTTTTGAGCTCGGATTCTGTAACTGCGGGAATGGAGAAAGCGGATGAACTTGTTGTGGACGCAAATTCAGAAAATTTATCTGATCATTCTAATGTACTTTCGTCTGATTCGGATAGCGTCTCTTCAGGTAGCAATTGCGGAACTCAAGATTACAGTCCTAACGAAGGACAGGGGCAGCGTGGACCTCGAGGAATTGTAGTGCCAGCAAGATTTTGGCAGGAGACAAACAACAGGTTGCGGCGCCAGCCGGAAAACGGCTCGCCTTTGTCAAAAAACGTTGGGGCAAGAAGTTTAGCTCCTTCAAAGCTTACCGTGACAAAGAAGTTTGCAATGGATAGTCCTACATCAACTCCACGGGAAATTGCCAACAGTAGAGGTCAATTGTCTCCCATTCGCGGTTCACTTAGGCCTATGTCACCAAGTAGGCTGTTAGCATCGTCCACAGGACCTCGGTTGAGGAATTCTGTGGGGAGTACACCTCTTAATAGTTTGAACAGCATTCCATTATCAATGACAAGTTTTGTTGCTGATGCCCGAAGGGGGAAGATTGCGGAGAACCGAATTGTAGATGCACACTCATTGAGGCTTTTACATAATCGGCTACTGCAATGGCGTTTTGCCAATGCCCGAGCAGATGCTGCACAATCCGGCCTCAGTTTGAATGCAGAG AGAAGCCTCTATAACGCTTGGCTGAGTACTTCAAAGCTGCGTGAATCTGTTAGAACAAAAAGATCAGAGTTACAGTTACTCAAGCAAAAACTAACGTTAACCACCATCCTCAGCTGGCAA ATGTTGCATTTGGAAGAATGGGATGAACTGGATCAAGACTTTTCCAACAGTTTATCAGGTGTTACCGAAGCTTTGAGGGCTAGCACCCTTCGCCTGCCAGTTGTTGGATCGGCAAAG GCGGATGTCCAAGGTATTAAGGACGCCATTTCCTCTGCCGTTGATGTGCTGCAGACAATGGCATCATccatttgttttctattatCAAAG GTTGGAAAAGTAAACTCTCTTGTTTCTGAGCTTGCGAATGTGAGTGCAAAGGAATGTGCTTTGCTTGAGCGGGTAAAATGTCTGTTGTCTGCAATTGCCGTACTACAG GTGAAAGAGTGTAGTCTGCGTACGCAAATTTTACAGCGGAGATACGTACCTTCAACCTGA